From the Primulina tabacum isolate GXHZ01 chromosome 3, ASM2559414v2, whole genome shotgun sequence genome, one window contains:
- the LOC142539785 gene encoding LOW QUALITY PROTEIN: kinesin-like protein KIN-7F (The sequence of the model RefSeq protein was modified relative to this genomic sequence to represent the inferred CDS: deleted 1 base in 1 codon), whose amino-acid sequence MGTMESGDEGIQGNEERIYVSVRLRPLNDKEILRNDVSDWECINDNTIVYKSANLSASERLMYPSVYVFDSVFRTDSATREVYEQGARDVALSVLSGMNSSVFAYGQTSSGKTFTMTGITEYAIEDVYKYIQKHPEREFVLKFSAMEIYNESVRDLLSFDSTPLRLLDDPERGTIVEKLTEEILRDWNHMNQLLSVCEAQRRIGETSLNETSSRSHQIIRLTVDSISREFLGKDNPSTLTATVNFVDLAGSERASQSLSAGTRLKEGCHINRSLLTLGTVIRKLSKGRNGHIPYRDSKLTRILQTSLGGNARTAIICTMSPARSHVEQSRNTLLFAGCAKEVRTNAQVNVVMSDKALIKHLQSELARLESQLRSPQSTALSNHSALFSQKDLQIEKLEKEIKELILQRDIAQSQVRDLLQMLGDDEQSAIRVGLGNYPHLRVQKSPKGEIQEQESSILADPHSLDVDNRTFSDGLSRTSSEDHFAKIPYFNENFESNNATPRILISSSNFSEGGSSHGWEDIEKRSNGTLEDLCREVRCIETEKSSDIGSVKSSNLHSEENIPEVILPVNGDRNESKSPSPPLARDQEPPLKGDNELKADKGFRPIPLEKKQEKISSSLNDVRESIPPMFKKGSEVGSIHFLDIASLEKLSLTHELATDSSVSRSMKLTRSRSCTASMVTTDSASPWFKIVDYNENTSSIGSEREKESFERKIPPINFNSYMDKLSTKDSHCSPENTSDIEIGAPYIEFSIADDVICCSADKSEKTELPTEKESVTDPANSETEPKVNQSSKKDVKDVGLDPMEEEFKGLSSWPTEFKRLRREIIDLWHDCNVSLVHRTYFFLLFQGDPLDAIYMEVEMRRMKFLKEKFSRGEKTIVNGQCLTLASSSKDLSQERRKLSKQMEKKLSEQEREMLFLKWGIGINTKLRKLQLAHRLWCSTDDMNHIYDSALLVARLVGLIESGHSPKEMFGLNFTPRRSERTYTFKRSLVSLF is encoded by the exons ATGGGGACAATGGAGAGTGGAGACGAAGGAATACAAGGCAATGAGGAGAGAATTTACGTGTCTGTGCGGTTAAGGCCTTTAAATGATAAAGAAATTCTGAGGAATGATGTTTCAGATTGGGAATGCATCAATGACAATACAATTGTTTACAAGAGTGCTAACCTTTCTGCGTCAGAGAGGTTAATGTATCCTTCTGTGTATGTATTTG ACAGTGTATTTAGGACTGATTCCGCCACCAGAGAGGTGTATGAACAAGGAGCCAGGGATGTTGCTTTGTCAGTTCTCAGTGGAATGAACT CAAGTGTTTTTGCTTATGGACAAACAAGCAGCGGAAAGACTTTCACTATGACTGGAATTACGGAGTATGCGATAGAAGATGTATACAAGTATATACAAAAG CATCCAGAGCgagaatttgttttgaagttCTCTGCT ATGGAGATCTATAATGAATCTGTTAGAGACCTCCTTAGTTTTGATAGCACTCCACTGAGACTTCTGGACGATCCAGAG AGGGGAACCATAGTGGAGAAACTCACTGAAGAAATTTTGAGGGACTGGAATCATATGAATCAGCTCCTTTCAGTGTGTGAAG CTCAAAGACGGATTGGAGAGACATCCCTTAATGAAACGAGCTCCAGATCTCACCAGATTATTAGACTG ACAGTTGATAGCATCTCTCGTGAGTTTTTAGGCAAGGACAATCCGAGCACTCTTACAGCCACTGTG AATTTTGTCGATCTGGCTGGAAGCGAGCGTGCGTCCCAATCGTTGTCGGCCGGCACTAGGTTAAAAGAAGGCTGCCACATCAATCGCAGTTTACTGACATTGGGAACAGTGATTCGGAAGCTGAG CAAAGGCCGAAATGGGCACATTCCGTATCGAGATTCAAAGTTAACTCGAATACTTCAAACATCTCTTGGAGGAAATGCTAGAACAGCCATCATCTGTACGATGAGCCCAGCACGAAGTCATGTTGAGCAATCAAGGAACACTCTTCTCTTTGCCGGCTGTGCAAAGGAAGTGAGAACCAATGCCCAAGTTAATGTGGTCATGTCGGACAAAGCATTAATAAAGCATTTGCAGAGTGAACTAGCAAGATTAGAGAGTCAACTCAGGAGTCCCCAATCTACGGCCCTGTCAAATCATTCGGCATTGTTTAGTCAGAAAGATCTTCAAATCGAAAAG CTTGAGAAGGAGATTAAAGAACTTATTCTGCAAAGAGATATAGCTCAATCTCAAGTGAGAGATTTGCTACAAATGCTGGGAGATGATGAACAATCAGCTATACGG GTAGGATTGGGAAACTACCCTCATTTGCGAGTTCAAAAATCACCGAAGGGTGAAATTCAAGAACAGGAGAGTTCCATTTTGGCAGATCCTCACTCCTTGGATGTTGATAACAGAACCTTTTCTGATGGACTCAGTAGGACCAGTTCAGAAGATCATTTTGCTAAAATTCCTTATTTTAACGAGAACTTCGAGAGTAATAATGCTACTCCAAGAATCTTGATTAGCAGTTCAAACTTTAGTGAAGGTGGTTCATCCCATGGTTGGGAGGACATAGAGAAACGAAGTAATGGGACTTTAGAGGATCTGTGCAGGGAAGTTCGTTGCATCGAGACAGAAAAATCGAGTGACATAGGTTCTGTGAAATCAAGTAACTTACATTCAGAAGAAAACATCCCTGAAGTAATATTGCCTGTAAATGGAGACAGGAATGAATCTAAATCCCCATCCCCGCCTTTGGCTAGAGATCAAGAACCTCCATTGAAGGGTGATAATGAATTGAAAGCAGATAAAGGGTTTCGACCTATACCTTTGGAGAAGAAACAAGAAAAAATTTCTTCATCATTGAATGACGTCCGAGAGTCAATACCACCAATGTTCAAGAAAGGGAGTGAAGTTGGATCTATTCATTTTCTTGATATCGCATCTCTTGAAAAGCTATCTTTAACACATGAGCTAGCCACAGATTCATCGGTCTCTAGAAGCATGAAGTTGACTAGGAGTAGAAGCTGCACAGCAAGCATGGTTACAACTGATTCAGCTTCACCTTGGTTCAAGATTGTGGACTACAATGAGAATACATCATCAATAGGATCAGAAAGAGAAAAGGAGAGTTTCGAAAGGAAAATACCTCCAATAAATTTTAATTCCTACATGGATAAGTTGTCAACAAAAGATTCTCATTGTTCTCCAGAAAATACTTCTGATATTGAGATTGGTGCACCATATATAGAGTTTTCGATTGCTGATGATGTCATCTGCTGTTCTGCTGACAAGAGTGAAAAGACCGAGCTTCCAACTGAAAAAGAGAGTGTCACAGATCCA GCTAATAGCGAGACTGAACCAAAGGTCAATCAGTCTTCAAAGAAGGATGTCAAGGACGTTGGTTTAGATCCAATGGAAGAAGAATTCAAAGGTCTTTCAAGTTGGCCAACTGAATTCAAAAGGCTCCGAAGAGAAATAATTGACCTTTGGCATGACTGCAATGTCTCACTTGTACACAGAACTTACTTCTTCTTACTTTTTCAAGGTGACCCTTTAGATGCTATATACATGGAGGTAGAGATGAGAAGAATGAAGTTCTTGAAGGAGAAATTCTCTCGGGGAGAGAAAACCATAGTGAATGGTCAATGTTTAACGCTTGCTTCAAG CTCGAAGGACCTTAGTCAAGAGAGACGTAAGCTGAGCAAGCAGATGGAGAAAAAGCTTTCAGAACAAGAAAGAGAAATGCTCTTCCTCAAGTGGGGCATTGGCATCAATACCAAACTCAGAAAGCTACAGTTAGCTCATCGCCTGTGGTGCAGTACCGACGATATGAATCACATATATGATAGTGCATTGCTTGTTGCCAGGCTGGTTGGTCTTATTGAATCAGGGCACTCTCCCAAGGAGATGTTTGGGCTTAATTTTACACCCCGAAGATCAGAAAGAACGTATACTTTCAAACGTAGCTTGGTATCTCTCTTCTAA
- the LOC142539783 gene encoding SNW/SKI-interacting protein A-like has translation MVVLKDILPKAKSSVNTNYDHTNDPWFKSRYSLSEAENVETFKAKPVPPYLKRAGFKPSKPDDFGDGGAFPEIHYAQHPLGMGRSTGQKPSGKTLPLTVDESGNLRYDSIVRQNENAKKIVYSQHSDLVPMVVKDKDEVEEEMDVDEKQKEIDETTQDTKAALEKIVNVRLSAAQPKNVPTQSSDSKFIKYKPSQQSAAFNSGAKERIIRMVEMPVDPLEPPKFKHKRVPKASGSPPVPVMHSPPRPVTVKDQQDWKIPPCISNWKNAKGYTIPLDKRLAADGRGLQDVQINDNFAKLSEALYVAEQKAREAVAVRSKVQKEMMMKEKEKKEMELRELARKARSERTGVAPAAAVPMPSERGAINGGDIRMDYESVRDAPKETKEEREERSNREKIREERRRERERERRLEAKDAAMGKKSKITRDRDRDISEKVALGMASTGGRGGEVMYDQRLFNQEKGMDSGFATDDAYNIYDKGLFTAQSTMNTLYKPKKDVDDEMYGGEDEQLEKLIKTERFKPDKAFAGTSERTGPRDRPVEFDKEQQPEEDPFGLDQFLTEVKTGKKAMDKVGSGGTLKASAGSMRDGFEGSGRSRINFERGR, from the coding sequence ATGGTGGTATTGAAAGACATTCTTCCAAAGGCAAAGTCATCGGTAAATACAAATTATGATCACACCAACGATCCATGGTTTAAAAGTAGGTACAGTTTGTCTGAGGCTGAGAATGTAGAGACCTTCAAGGCCAAGCCAGTGCCCCCATACTTGAAACGGGCTGGATTTAAGCCCTCAAAACCTGATGACTTCGGGGATGGAGGGGCATTCCCTGAAATTCACTACGCACAACACCCACTTGGCATGGGCCGGAGTACTGGTCAGAAGCCTTCTGGGAAGACTTTACCCCTCACTGTGGATGAGAGCGGGAACTTGAGATACGATTCTATCGTGAGGCAGAATGAGAATGCAAAGAAGATTGTATATTCACAGCATTCAGATTTGGTTCCAATGGTTGTGAAGGATAAAGATGAAGTGGAGGAGGAGATGGATGTGGATGAGAAGCAGAAAGAGATCGATGAGACTACACAAGACACCAAGGCTGCCCTTGAGAAGATTGTTAACGTGAGGTTGAGTGCTGCGCAGCCCAAAAATGTTCCCACTCAGTCTTCAGATTCTAAGTTTATTAAGTACAAACCATCACAGCAGTCTGCAGCTTTTAACTCGGGGGCCAAGGAGAGAATTATTCGGATGGTAGAGATGCCAGTAGATCCTTTGGAGCCTCCCAAGTTTAAGCACAAGAGGGTTCCAAAGGCTTCTGGTTCTCCGCCAGTGCCAGTTATGCATTCTCCGCCTCGTCCCGTGACTGTGAAGGACCAACAGGACTGGAAAATCCCACCTTGTATTTCTAATTGGAAAAATGCCAAGGGTTACACCATACCACTGGATAAGCGGCTGGCTGCAGATGGGCGGGGTCTTCAGGATGTACAGATAAATGATAATTTTGCCAAGTTATCAGAGGCTTTGTATGTTGCTGAACAGAAAGCAAGAGAAGCTGTTGCAGTGCGATCCAAGGTTCAGAAGGAGATGATGATGAAAGAAAAGGAGAAGAAGGAAATGGAACTACGAGAGTTGGCACGAAAGGCACGATCTGAGAGAACTGGTGTTGCTCCAGCTGCTGCTGTGCCAATGCCTTCTGAGAGGGGTGCGATCAATGGCGGTGACATAAGGATGGATTATGAGAGCGTAAGAGACGCCCCAAAGGAAACCAAAGAAGAGAGAGAGGAGAGATCGAATCGGGAGAAAATTCGCGAGGAGCGGCGTAGAGAGAGGGAGAGAGAGAGGAGGCTGGAGGCGAAAGATGCTGCTATGGGGAAGAAGAGCAAAATTACAAGGGATAGAGACCGTGATATTAGTGAGAAAGTTGCTCTTGGAATGGCCTCCACTGGAGGAAGGGGAGGTGAAGTTATGTACGATCAGAGGTTGTTTAACCAGGAGAAAGGAATGGATTCTGGTTTCGCCACGGATGATGCTTACAACATCTATGACAAGGGCCTGTTTACTGCTCAATCAACTATGAATACTCTATATAAACCTAAGAAAGATGTAGATGATGAGATGTATGGAGGTGAAGATGAGCAGCTAGAGAAGTTAATCAAAACTGAGCGTTTCAAGCCTGACAAGGCATTTGCAGGTACGTCCGAGAGGACTGGGCCTAGAGACAGGCCTGTTGAGTTTGACAAGGAGCAGCAGCCCGAGGAAGATCCCTTTGGCTTGGATCAGTTTTTGACGGAGGTCAAGACAGGCAAGAAAGCAATGGACAAAGTTGGAAGTGGAGGTACCTTAAAGGCCAGTGCTGGATCCATGCGAGATGGCTTTGAAGGGTCAGGTAGGTCGCGAATCAACTTTGAGAGGGGTCGCTAA
- the LOC142539786 gene encoding LOW QUALITY PROTEIN: protein CHAPERONE-LIKE PROTEIN OF POR1, chloroplastic (The sequence of the model RefSeq protein was modified relative to this genomic sequence to represent the inferred CDS: inserted 1 base in 1 codon), with the protein MASSGLTYSPLRYSVYVPTSGSGPHNKKVTSLPNIWRSKDPLCLQRNVLDGSTWRYKQHHTLVKCAMDASFGDLTNGSNAIFPRINVKDPYKRLGISKEASEEEIQAARNFLIQTYGGDKNSVDAIESAHDKIIMQKFYERKNPKINIKKKAREVTQSRYVQAVTTRFRTPATSFIIXTSVAFIVLGVLTLLFPTEEGPTLQVAISLIVTTYFIFDRLKSKLWALLYGVGTFALSWLIGTFLMVSVMPPILKGPRSLEVTTSLISYIFLWVSSTYLR; encoded by the exons ATGGCATCATCTGGTTTGACTTATAGCCCCTTAAGATATAGTGTTTACGTACCTACAAGTGGTTCAGGACCACATAATAAGAAAGTTACCTCTCTTCCTAATATTTGGAGATCCAAGGACCCTCTCTGTCTGCAAAG AAATGTTTTGGACGGTTCAACTTGGAGATATAAACAACACCATACTTTAGTGAAGTGTGCAATGGATGCTTCCTTTGGTGATCTTACTAATGGCTCTAACG CTATATTTCCCAGAATTAATGTGAAGGACCCCTACAAGCGATTGGGAATTAGTaaggaagcctctgaagaagaaattCAAGCTGCTAGGAATTTTCTAATACAAACATATGGAGGAGACAAAAATAGTGTGGATGCGATAGAATCAGCGcatgataaaattattatgCAAAAGTTCTATGAGAGGAAGAACCCTAAGATCAACATCAAGAAAAAGGCCAGAGAAGTAACACAATCTCGATATGTTCAGGCTGTCACTACCCGGTTTAGAACTCCAGCCACAAGCTTCATAA AAACTTCTGTTGCATTTATAGTGCTTGGTGTGCTCACATTACTCTTTCCTACGGAGGAAGGTCCGACCCTTCAAGTTGCTATTTCTCTGATAGTCACAACATATTTCATTTTTGATCGGCTGAAGAGCAAATTGTGGGCTCTTCTATATGG GGTTGGAACTTTTGCTCTTTCATGGCTGATTGGAACGTTTTTGATGGTTTCTGTGATGCCGCCAATACTTAAAGGGCCCAGAAGTCTGGAAGTAACAACTTCATTGATAAGCTACATTTTCCTATGGGTTTCTTCAACTTACCTTAGATGA
- the LOC142539787 gene encoding uncharacterized protein LOC142539787, producing the protein MEGGAEKERINGGVEKTTRSTEEMRSGASSMDESIDSSLAAAAVSNQMKQNENGSRNSPISKNTDTANISGGNKAKSCKGCLYYSSRLKADSRNPVCVGLTRSLPNVPEYILGQSEMEASEEGRSIADFRYGCVGYSLYVDQKDEASNSQGTRAELPVCVGLEVLVDRRVNTAETASAPTHAHAKEDGNSLPQRRSHKPAHSTGDDFLNRFARNANLVANGVVKNARKVGNQIKQNLDDIFYPYRRRPK; encoded by the exons ATGGAGGGTGGTGCTGAGAAAGAGAGAATCAACGGAGGAGTAGAGAAGACAACCAGGAGCACAGAAGAGATGCGATCGGGAGCATCATCGATGGATGAATCAATCGATTCTTCCCTTGCTGCTGCTGCGGTTAGCAATCAAatgaaacaaaatgaaaatggaAGCCGCAACTCACCGATATCAAAGAATACTGATACGGCTAACATAAGTGGTGGGAACAAGGCCAAATCTTGCAAGGGATGCCTTTATTATTCGTCCCGTTTGAAAGCCGATTCTCGCAACCCTGTGTGTGTGGGTCTCACCCGTTCACTTCCAAATG TGCCCGAATATATACTTGGACAATCTGAGATGGAGGCTTCCGAAGAGGGTAGGAGCATCGCAGATTTTAGATATGGTTGTGTCGGTTATTCTCTTTATGTGGACCAAAAAGATGAAGCCTCAAACAGTCAGGGGACTCGAGCAGAATTACCAGTTTGTGTTGGTCTTGAG GTTTTAGTTGATCGAAGAGTCAATACGGCTGAGACTGCGTCTGCTCCTACCCATGCTCATGCTAAAGAAG ATGGTAATAGTTTGCCACAACGTCGATCTCATAAACCAGCTCATTCAACTGGGGATGATTTCTTGAACAG GTTTGCTCGGAACGCAAACCTCGTTGCAAATGGTGTAGTCAAGAACGCTCGCAAAGTGGGGAACCAAATAAAGCAGAATCTTGACGATATATTTTATCCCTACCGAAGACGCCCAAAGTAA
- the LOC142538914 gene encoding uncharacterized protein LOC142538914 — protein sequence MGACASRFKVLKDSGDAQPPPVSKEEAAAVMEEEVKNKDVGVVADDEAKNQSLGQMLIQENEGEEGLVMNGSNASGELKQEDAEPRENEALKSFLPAEKTEGKPVQISNLETVEDKMVADPVKVVEFEGNEDSATDKKPEAKKTEENE from the exons atgggaGCATGTGCGAGCAGGTTTAAGGTTTTGAAGGACTCCGGCGATGCTCAGCCGCCGCCTGTTTCGAAGGAGGAGGCAGCCGCTGTCATGGAAGAAGAGGTGAAGAACAAGGACGTGGGGGTGGTGGCGGATGATGAAGCCAAGAACCAATCACTTGGACAAATGTTAATCCAGGAG AATGAAGGGGAAGAAGGTCTGGTTATGAATGGCAGCAATGCTTCAGGGGAATTAAAACAAGAAGATGCAGAGCCCCGAGAAAATGAAGCCTTAAAATCTTTTCTACCTGCAGAGAAAACAGAAGGAAAACCAGTTCAGATCTCAAACCTCGAAACAGTCGAAGATAAGATGGTGGCGGACCCTGTGAAGGTAGTAGAATTTGAGGGAAATGAGGACTCTGCAACTGATAAAAAACCAGAGGCAAAGAAAACAGAGGAGAATGAGTGA
- the LOC142538354 gene encoding WAT1-related protein At1g68170-like — protein sequence MKQIHCSAAAQELKPIMFMILNQIASGIVNVFYKLAVADGMKVKILVVYRLVLASIFLAPIALVFERKSRPRFSKIIALQAFVSGLLGGSLGSNLNAESIVLTSATFTTAMYNLIPALTFFLAVIFRLEKLEIRQSAGKAKVVGSTLSIAGAMVLSFYQGINVTLWSTHVDLLQTASATTDQRQQQSPLLGSLLAVSSCLSYAAWYIIQTKMSYDYPCYSSTVLTCFSGAILAGIYALCTETRFTEWQLGWNIRLVASAYMGVIGSGLVIAVTAWGGRVKGPLYVTSFLPVSLIFVAIIGSIALGEKLTLGSVLGSVMIITGLYFVLWGKRKETIMTQSDSVTAREETSENASSAAAVREV from the exons ATGAAGCAAATCCACTGTTCTGCGGCAGCGCAAGAGCTCAAGCCAATAATGTTTATGATATTAAATCAAATAGCTAGTGGAATCGTTAATGTGTTTTACAAACTTGCAGTAGCTGATGGGATGAAAGTTAAGATTTTGGTGGTTTATCGGTTGGTTTTGGCCTCGATTTTCTTGGCTCCTATTGCTTTAGTctttgaaag gaagaGTAGGCCAAGATTCTCAAAGATCATAGCTTTGCAAGCTTTTGTGAGTGGATTATTGGG AGGATCATTAGGGAGCAATTTGAATGCAGAGAGCATAGTTTTGACATCTGCCACATTTACAACTGCAATGTATAATCTCATTCCAGCTCTAACATTCTTCTTGGCCGTCATTTTCAG GTTGGAGAAGTTAGAAATACGACAATCAGCAGGAAAAGCAAAGGTTGTTGGATCCACACTAAGCATTGCTGGAGCAATGGTTCTAAGCTTTTACCAAGGAATAAATGTCACACTTTGGTCCACTCACGTAGATTTGCTTCAGACGGCTTCGGCTACTACTGATCAGCGGCAGCAGCAGAGTCCTTTACTGGGCTCGTTATTGGCCGTATCCAGTTGTTTGTCTTACGCAGCTTGGTACATAATTCAG ACTAAAATGAGCTATGACTACCCTTGCTATTCAAGCACGGTCTTAACGTGTTTCAGTGGAGCGATCCTGGCAGGCATATATGCCTTATGCACAGAAACACGCTTCACAGAATGGCAACTCGGGTGGAATATCAGACTCGTCGCTTCTGCTTATATG GGAGTAATCGGCTCCGGCCTGGTGATAGCAGTAACGGCATGGGGAGGTCGAGTGAAAGGGCCTTTGTATGTCACTTCTTTTCTGCCAGTGTCTCTCATATTTGTCGCGATTATAGGATCCATTGCTCTGGGTGAGAAGCTGACACTAGGAAG CGTACTAGGATCAGTAATGATAATCACCGGCTTGTACTTTGTGCTGTGGGGAAAACGGAAGGAGACGATAATGACTCAATCCGACTCGGTAACAGCAAGAGAAGAAACGTCGGAAAATGCATCATCTGCTGCTGCTGTTCGAGAAGTCTAA
- the LOC142539784 gene encoding 1-deoxy-D-xylulose-5-phosphate synthase 2, chloroplastic-like: protein MAAHGNFIRINQTTSPYFAVPKFNCGGRRQSSVKASARGVSDGDERKMVIRKEKDGWKIDFSGEKPATPLLDTISYPIHMKNLSTKDLEQLAAEVRAEIVYTVAKTGGHLSSSLGVVELTVALHHVFDCPKDKIIWDVGHQTYGHKILTGRRSKMHTIRKTDGLAGFPKRDESVYDAFGAGHSSTSISAGLGMAVARDLLGKNNNVVSVIGDGAMTAGQAYEAMNNTGFLDTNLIIILNDNKQVSLPTATLDGPATPVGALSGALSKLQANPKFRQLREAAKSITKQIGPQAHEVAAKVDEYARGMLSASGSTFFEELGLYYIGPVDGHNIDDLVSIFEKVKAMPAPGPVLIHVVTEKGKGYPPAEVAADKMHGVVKFEPSTGKQIKPKSSTLSYTQYFAESLVKEAEVDSKIVAIHAAMGGGTGLNYFQKRFPDRCFDVGIAEQHAITFAAGLASEGLKPFCAIYSSFLQRGYDQVVHDVDLQKLPVRFAMDRAGLVGADGPTHCGAFDVTYMACLPNMVVMAPSDEAELMHMVATAAAIDDRPSCFRFPRGNGIGAILPPHFKGIPLEIGKGRIVREGNKVAILGYGAIVQQCLEAAEMLKSLGISATVADARFCKPLDADLIRRLAKEHEIIITVEEGSIGGFGSHVTHFLSLNGLLDGPLKLRSMVLPDRYIDHGAPQDQIEEAGLSSKHICGTVLSLLGRPIEALKLH, encoded by the exons ATGGCTGCTCACGGAAATTTCATTAGAATAAACCAAACCACATCACCATATTTTGCAGTTCCAAAGTTCAACTGTGGAGGAAGAAGACAG TCGTCTGTTAAAGCATCAGCCAGGGGTGTTTCCGATGGGGATGAAAGGAAGATGGTAATAAGGAAAGAAAAAGATGGATGGAAGATTGATTTTTCAGGCGAAAAACCGGCTACACCTTTACTCGATACGATCAGTTATCCTATTCATATGAAGAATCTCTCCACAAAG GATCTCGAACAATTAGCAGCAGAAGTTAGAGCAGAGATTGTGTATACTGTAGCAAAGACTGGAGGGCATTTAAGTTCAAGCTTAGGAGTTGTGGAACTCACTGTGGCTCTGCACCATGTTTTCGATTGCCCTAAAGATAAAATTATTTGGGATGTTGGCCATCAG ACATACGGCCATAAGATTCTGACTGGGAGGCGGTCTAAAATGCACACGATTCGCAAGACTGATGGGCTGGCAGGATTTCCTAAAAGAGACGAGAGTGTGTATGATGCATTCGGCGCTGGGCATAGCTCAACCAGCATCTCTGCTGGACTTG GTATGGCTGTGGCCAGAGACTTATTAGGGAAGAACAACAATGTTGTTTCGGTGATTGGAGATGGAGCCATGACCGCTGGACAAGCGTACGAGGCCATGAACAATACAGGTTTTCTGGACACGAATCTTATTATTATACTAAACGATAATAAGCAAGTTTCTTTACCAACTGCCACACTAGACGGCCCTGCAACGCCCGTTGGTGCGCTCAGTGGCGCGCTGAGCAAGCTTCAGGCCAATCCTAAATTCAGACAACTTCGAGAAGCTGCAAAG AGCATTACAAAGCAAATTGGACCCCAAGCACATGAAGTTGCAGCCAAGGTTGATGAATATGCAAGAGGGATGTTAAGTGCTTCCGGTTCCACGTTCTTTGAAGAGCTTGGTTTGTACTACATCGGCCCTGTTGATGGGCACAATATCGATGATCTAGTTAGTATATTTGAGAAAGTCAAGGCCATGCCGGCACCAGGCCCCGTTTTAATCCATGTCGTAACAGAAAAAGGGAAAGGGTATCCTCCAGCTGAGGTAGCAGCCGATAAAATGCACG GAGTCGTCAAGTTTGAACCAAGTACAGGGAAACAGATTAAGCCCAAGTCTTCTACACTTTCATACACTCAGTATTTTGCAGAATCGCTTGTAAAAGAAGCTGAAGTAGACAGCAAAATTGTGGCTATCCATGCTGCAATGGGAGGTGGAACGGGTTTAAATTATTTCCAGAAACGTTTTCCAGACCGTTGTTTTGATGTTGGTATTGCTGAACAGCATGCCATCACGTTCGCAGCAGGTTTAGCTTCCGAGGGTCTCAAGCCATTCTGTGCTATCTATTCATCCTTCCTGCAACGAGGATACGACCAG GTGGTACATGATGTGGATCTTCAAAAGTTACCTGTCCGGTTTGCGATGGATCGAGCTGGATTAGTAGGTGCAGACGGGCCAACTCATTGTGGTGCATTTGATGTGACGTATATGGCTTGCCTGCCAAATATGGTTGTCATGGCTCCATCAGATGAGGCTGAGCTAATGCACATGGTTGCCACAGCAGCAGCAATAGATGACAGACCAAGCTGTTTTAGATTTCCGAGGGGTAATGGAATAGGAGCCATTCTCCCACCTCATTTCAAAGGAATACCACTTGAG ATTGGGAAAGGCCGAATAGTAAGAGAAGGGAACAAAGTGGCGATTCTTGGATATGGAGCAATTGTTCAGCAGTGTTTGGAAGCTGCAGAAATGCTTAAATCCCTTGGCATATCAGCAACAGTTGCTGATGCAAGATTCTGTAAACCATTGGATGCTGATCTTATACGAAGACTGGCAAAAGAACACGAAATTATAATCACCGTGGAGGAAGGTTCAATTGGAGGATTTGGATCACATGTCACTCATTTCCTGAGCTTAAATGGTTTATTGGATGGACCCCTTAAG TTAAGATCAATGGTGCTTCCAGATAGATACATTGATCATGGAGCACCACAGGATCAGATCGAAGAAGCTGGTCTCTCCTCGAAACATATCTGTGGCACGGTTTTATCGCTTCTTGGAAGGCCTATCGAAGCTCTCAAACTACATTGA